The Pseudomonas iranensis genome includes a window with the following:
- the ileS gene encoding isoleucine--tRNA ligase has product MTDYKATLNLPDTAFPMKAGLPQREPQILQRWDSIGLYGKLREIGKDRPKFVLHDGPPYANGTIHIGHALNKILKDMIIRSKTLSGFDAPYVPGWDCHGLPIEHKVEVTHGKNLGADKTRELCRAYATEQIEGQKSEFIRLGVLGDFANPYKTMDFKNEAGEIRALAEIVKGGFVFKGLKPVNWCFDCGSALAEAEVEYENKKSSTIDVAFPIADEAKLAAAFGLASLSKPAAIVIWTTTPWTIPANQALNVHPEFNYALVDIGDKLLVLAEELVEACLARYGVQGSVIATTTGKELELINFRHPFYDRLSPVYLADYVELGAGTGVVHSAPAYGVDDFVTCKKYGMVNDDILNPVQSNGVYVPSLEFFGGQFIWKANPAIVEKLTEVGALMHTTVIEHSYMHCWRHKTPLIYRATAQWFIGMDKEPTSGDTLRVRSLKAIEDTKFVPAWGQARLHSMIANRPDWCISRQRNWGVPIPFFLNKESGELHPRTVELMEEVARRVEVEGIEAWFKLDAAELLGDEAPQYDKISDTLDVWFDSGTTHWHVLRGSHPMGHESGPRADLYLEGSDQHRGWFHSSLLTGCAIDNHAPYRELLTHGFTVDESGRKMSKSLGNVIAPQKVNDTLGADIMRLWVASTDYSGEMAVSEQILQRSADAYRRIRNTARFLLSNLTGFNPATDLLPAEDMLALDRWAVDRTLLLQRELQEHYGEYRFWNVYSKIHNFCVQELGGFYLDIIKDRQYTTGADSKARRSCQTALFHISEALVRWIAPILAFTADELWQYLPGERNESVMLNTWYEGLTELPEGFELGRAYWDRIMEVKVAVNKEMEIQRAAKAVGGNLQAEVTLFAEEALSADLAKLSNELRFVLITSTASVAPFVQAPADAVATEVSGLKLKIVKSAFPKCARCWHCREDVGVNPEHPEICGRCVDNISGAGEVRHYA; this is encoded by the coding sequence ATGACCGACTATAAAGCCACGCTAAACCTTCCGGACACCGCCTTCCCAATGAAGGCCGGCCTGCCACAGCGCGAACCGCAGATCCTGCAGCGCTGGGACAGTATTGGCCTGTACGGAAAGTTGCGCGAGATTGGCAAGGATCGTCCGAAGTTCGTCCTGCACGACGGCCCTCCGTACGCCAACGGCACGATCCACATCGGTCACGCACTGAACAAGATTCTCAAGGACATGATCATCCGCTCGAAAACCCTGTCGGGTTTCGACGCGCCGTACGTCCCGGGCTGGGACTGCCATGGCCTGCCGATCGAGCACAAGGTGGAAGTGACCCACGGCAAGAACCTCGGCGCGGATAAAACCCGCGAGCTGTGCCGTGCCTACGCCACCGAGCAGATCGAAGGGCAGAAGTCCGAATTCATCCGTCTCGGCGTGCTCGGCGACTTCGCCAATCCGTACAAGACCATGGATTTCAAGAACGAGGCCGGTGAAATCCGCGCCCTCGCCGAAATCGTCAAGGGTGGTTTCGTCTTCAAGGGCCTCAAGCCAGTGAACTGGTGCTTCGATTGCGGTTCGGCTCTGGCTGAAGCGGAAGTCGAGTACGAGAACAAGAAATCCTCGACCATCGACGTCGCGTTCCCGATCGCTGATGAAGCCAAACTGGCTGCGGCGTTTGGTCTGGCGTCGCTAAGCAAACCTGCTGCGATCGTGATCTGGACCACCACGCCGTGGACCATCCCGGCCAACCAGGCGTTGAACGTGCACCCGGAATTCAACTACGCCTTGGTCGATATCGGCGACAAGCTGCTGGTGCTGGCTGAAGAGCTGGTCGAAGCCTGCCTGGCGCGCTATGGCGTGCAAGGTTCGGTCATCGCCACCACCACCGGTAAAGAGCTGGAGCTGATCAACTTCCGTCACCCGTTCTACGATCGTCTGTCGCCGGTGTACCTGGCTGACTACGTCGAACTGGGCGCTGGCACCGGCGTGGTTCACTCCGCCCCGGCCTATGGCGTGGACGACTTCGTGACCTGCAAGAAATACGGCATGGTCAACGACGACATCCTCAACCCGGTACAGAGCAACGGCGTGTACGTGCCGTCGCTGGAATTCTTCGGTGGCCAGTTCATCTGGAAGGCCAACCCGGCCATCGTGGAAAAACTGACCGAAGTCGGTGCGCTGATGCACACCACCGTCATCGAACACAGCTACATGCACTGCTGGCGCCACAAGACCCCGCTGATCTACCGCGCCACCGCGCAGTGGTTCATCGGCATGGACAAGGAGCCAACCAGCGGCGACACCCTGCGCGTGCGCTCGCTCAAAGCCATCGAAGACACCAAGTTCGTTCCGGCCTGGGGCCAGGCGCGCCTGCACTCGATGATCGCCAATCGTCCGGACTGGTGCATCTCGCGTCAGCGCAACTGGGGCGTGCCGATCCCGTTCTTCCTCAACAAGGAAAGCGGCGAGCTGCACCCGCGTACCGTCGAGCTGATGGAGGAAGTCGCCAGACGCGTTGAAGTCGAAGGTATCGAAGCCTGGTTCAAACTCGACGCTGCCGAACTGCTCGGTGATGAAGCGCCGCAGTACGACAAGATCAGCGACACCCTCGACGTCTGGTTCGACTCGGGCACCACGCACTGGCACGTTCTGCGCGGTTCGCACCCGATGGGCCACGAGAGCGGCCCGCGTGCCGACCTGTACCTGGAAGGTTCCGACCAGCACCGTGGCTGGTTCCACTCCTCGTTGCTGACCGGTTGCGCCATCGACAACCACGCGCCGTACCGCGAACTGCTGACGCACGGCTTCACCGTCGACGAGTCCGGCCGCAAGATGTCCAAATCGCTGGGCAACGTGATCGCGCCGCAGAAGGTCAACGACACCCTGGGCGCCGATATCATGCGTCTGTGGGTCGCTTCGACCGACTACTCCGGCGAAATGGCGGTGTCCGAGCAGATTCTGCAGCGCAGCGCCGATGCCTATCGTCGTATCCGTAACACCGCGCGCTTCCTGCTTTCCAACCTGACCGGTTTCAACCCGGCCACCGACCTGCTGCCGGCCGAAGACATGCTGGCGCTGGATCGCTGGGCCGTGGATCGTACGCTGCTGCTGCAACGCGAGTTGCAAGAGCACTACGGCGAATACCGTTTCTGGAACGTCTACTCGAAGATCCACAACTTCTGCGTGCAGGAGCTGGGTGGTTTCTACCTCGACATCATCAAGGACCGCCAGTACACCACCGGCGCCGACAGCAAGGCCCGGCGCTCGTGCCAGACCGCGCTGTTCCACATCTCCGAAGCGCTGGTGCGCTGGATCGCGCCGATCCTCGCCTTCACTGCTGACGAACTGTGGCAATACCTGCCGGGCGAGCGTAACGAGTCGGTCATGCTCAACACCTGGTACGAAGGCCTGACCGAGCTGCCGGAAGGCTTCGAGCTGGGTCGCGCCTACTGGGATCGCATCATGGAAGTGAAGGTTGCGGTCAACAAAGAGATGGAAATCCAGCGTGCGGCGAAAGCCGTCGGTGGCAACCTGCAGGCCGAAGTGACGCTGTTTGCCGAAGAGGCGCTGAGCGCCGATCTGGCCAAGCTGAGCAACGAGCTGCGCTTTGTCCTGATCACCTCGACTGCCAGCGTTGCACCGTTCGTTCAGGCTCCGGCCGATGCAGTGGCCACCGAAGTCAGCGGTCTGAAACTGAAGATCGTCAAATCGGCGTTCCCGAAATGCGCACGTTGCTGGCATTGCCGCGAAGACGTCGGCGTGAACCCGGAGCATCCGGAAATCTGCGGGCGTTGCGTCGACAACATCAGCGGCGCGGGCGAGGTTCGTCACTATGCCTGA
- the ribF gene encoding bifunctional riboflavin kinase/FAD synthetase, with translation MQLVRGLHNLRPQHRGCVATIGNFDGVHRGHQAILARLRERALELGVPSCVVIFEPQPREFFAPDTAPARLARLRDKLQLLAAEGVDRVLCLAFNQRLSKLSASEFVDTILVDGLGVQHLEVGDDFRFGCDRLGDFDFLMQAGQVHGFTVEAAQTVELDGIRVSSTQVRNALAAADFALAERLLGRPYRIAGRVLHGQKLARQLGTPTANIQLKRRRVPFTGVYLVNVDIDGKTWPGVANIGVRPTVQGDGKAHLEVHLLDFAGDLYDRRLTVVFHQKLREEQRFASLEALKTAINADVATARALAAPSAHR, from the coding sequence ATGCAGCTGGTTCGAGGCCTCCACAACTTGCGCCCCCAGCATCGGGGCTGCGTCGCCACTATTGGCAACTTTGACGGTGTTCACCGTGGTCACCAGGCTATCCTGGCCCGGCTGCGAGAGCGTGCGCTCGAGTTGGGCGTACCCAGCTGCGTGGTGATTTTCGAGCCGCAGCCACGGGAGTTCTTTGCTCCCGACACCGCACCGGCACGTTTGGCGCGGTTGCGCGACAAGCTGCAATTGCTGGCCGCTGAAGGCGTCGACCGGGTGCTGTGCCTGGCGTTCAACCAGCGGCTGAGCAAGCTGAGCGCCAGTGAGTTCGTCGATACCATTCTGGTCGATGGCCTTGGTGTGCAGCATCTGGAGGTCGGTGATGATTTCCGTTTCGGTTGCGACCGCCTCGGCGATTTCGATTTTCTGATGCAGGCCGGGCAGGTTCACGGTTTCACCGTCGAAGCGGCGCAAACCGTCGAGCTGGACGGCATTCGCGTCAGCAGCACGCAGGTGCGCAACGCTCTGGCCGCCGCCGATTTTGCTCTGGCCGAACGCTTGCTCGGCCGTCCGTACCGCATCGCCGGTCGCGTGCTGCATGGCCAGAAACTGGCCCGGCAACTGGGCACACCCACTGCCAACATTCAACTCAAGCGTCGTCGCGTGCCGTTTACCGGGGTCTATCTGGTGAATGTCGACATCGACGGCAAGACCTGGCCCGGCGTCGCCAATATCGGCGTGCGCCCCACGGTGCAAGGAGATGGCAAAGCCCACCTCGAGGTCCATCTGTTAGATTTTGCCGGCGATCTGTATGACCGGCGTTTGACGGTGGTTTTCCACCAAAAGCTGCGTGAAGAGCAGCGCTTCGCCTCTCTGGAGGCATTGAAAACGGCGATCAATGCGGATGTCGCCACCGCCCGTGCACTAGCCGCACCTAGCGCCCATCGCTAA
- the murJ gene encoding murein biosynthesis integral membrane protein MurJ yields MNLLKSLAAVSSITMLSRILGFVRDTLIARTFGAGMATDAFFIAFKLPNLLRRIFAEGAFSQAFVPILAEYKSQQGEEATRTFIAYVSGLLTLVLAVVTALGMIAAPWVIWATAPGFTDTPEKFQLTSDLLRVTFPYILLISLSSLAGAILNTWNRFSVPAFVPTLLNVSMIVFSLFLTPYFDPPVMALGWAVLVGGLAQLLYQLPHLKKIGMLVLPRLNLRDSGVWRVMKQMLPAILGVSVSQISLIINTIFASFLVAGSVSWMYYADRLMELPSGVLGVALGTILLPTLAKTYASKDRHEYSRILDWGLRLCFVLVLPCALALGILAEPLTVSLFQYGQFSGFDAEMTQRALIAYSVGLLGIIVIKVLAPGFYAQQNIRTPVTIAIFTLVCTQLFNLALIGPLAHAGLALAISAGACLNAGLLFYQLRKQKMYQPQPGWGKFGFKLVVAVTVMSAVLLAGMHFMPAWDEGYMLERFLRLGALVVAGVVAYFGMLLLLGFRLRDFNRKALS; encoded by the coding sequence ATGAATCTGCTCAAATCGTTGGCCGCCGTCAGCTCTATCACGATGCTTTCCCGGATTCTGGGTTTTGTTCGTGACACGCTGATCGCGCGGACATTCGGCGCCGGGATGGCCACGGATGCCTTCTTTATTGCGTTCAAACTGCCCAACCTGCTGCGGCGCATTTTCGCCGAGGGGGCGTTTTCCCAGGCGTTCGTGCCGATCCTTGCCGAATATAAAAGCCAGCAGGGCGAAGAGGCGACGCGCACCTTTATTGCCTATGTATCGGGTCTGCTGACGCTGGTATTGGCGGTGGTGACGGCGCTGGGCATGATCGCCGCCCCTTGGGTGATCTGGGCCACAGCGCCCGGTTTTACCGATACCCCGGAGAAATTCCAGCTCACCTCCGATCTGTTGCGGGTGACCTTTCCTTATATATTGCTGATCTCGCTGTCGTCGCTGGCCGGCGCGATCCTCAACACCTGGAACCGCTTCTCGGTGCCGGCCTTCGTACCGACTCTGCTCAACGTCAGCATGATCGTGTTTTCGCTGTTCCTCACGCCGTACTTCGATCCACCGGTCATGGCTCTTGGCTGGGCGGTGCTGGTCGGCGGTCTGGCGCAGTTGCTGTATCAGCTGCCGCACCTGAAAAAGATCGGCATGCTCGTGCTGCCACGCCTGAACCTGCGCGACAGCGGCGTGTGGCGGGTGATGAAACAGATGCTGCCGGCGATTCTCGGTGTGTCGGTCAGTCAGATTTCGTTGATCATCAACACCATCTTCGCCTCGTTTCTGGTCGCAGGTTCGGTGTCGTGGATGTATTACGCCGACCGCTTGATGGAATTGCCGTCGGGCGTATTGGGCGTGGCGCTCGGCACGATTCTGCTGCCGACACTGGCCAAGACCTACGCCAGCAAGGATCGCCACGAGTATTCGCGAATCCTCGATTGGGGGCTGCGCCTGTGCTTTGTGCTGGTGCTGCCGTGCGCATTGGCGCTGGGGATTCTTGCTGAACCGCTGACTGTTTCATTGTTTCAGTACGGCCAGTTCAGTGGCTTTGATGCCGAGATGACCCAGCGTGCGCTGATTGCCTATTCTGTCGGCCTGCTCGGGATTATCGTGATCAAAGTGCTGGCGCCGGGCTTTTATGCGCAACAGAACATTCGCACCCCGGTGACAATCGCAATTTTCACGCTTGTCTGCACGCAGTTGTTCAACCTGGCGTTGATCGGCCCACTGGCCCATGCCGGCCTTGCCTTGGCGATCAGTGCCGGTGCTTGCCTGAACGCCGGGCTGCTGTTCTATCAACTGCGCAAGCAAAAGATGTATCAACCGCAACCGGGCTGGGGCAAATTCGGTTTCAAGCTGGTCGTTGCGGTGACCGTGATGTCGGCGGTGTTGCTGGCCGGCATGCATTTCATGCCCGCGTGGGATGAGGGGTATATGCTCGAGCGCTTCCTGCGTCTGGGCGCGCTGGTAGTTGCTGGCGTGGTGGCGTATTTCGGTATGTTGCTGTTGCTGGGTTTCCGCTTGCGCGACTTCAATCGCAAGGCCTTGAGCTGA
- the rpsT gene encoding 30S ribosomal protein S20, whose product MANSPSAKKRAKQAEKRRSHNASLRSMVRTYIKNVVKAIDAKDAEKAQAAYVLAVPVIDRMADKGIIHKNKAARHKSRLNGHVKALKEAA is encoded by the coding sequence GTGGCCAACTCACCTTCCGCCAAAAAACGTGCAAAACAGGCTGAGAAGCGTCGCAGCCACAACGCCAGCCTGCGTTCCATGGTTCGTACCTACATCAAGAATGTAGTTAAGGCCATCGACGCAAAAGACGCTGAAAAAGCTCAAGCTGCATACGTTCTGGCTGTGCCAGTTATCGACCGTATGGCCGATAAAGGCATCATCCACAAGAACAAGGCTGCTCGTCATAAGAGCCGTCTGAATGGCCACGTCAAAGCGCTGAAAGAAGCCGCTTAA
- a CDS encoding CreA family protein codes for MRVAKGLLGLLMAMPLLVSAEEIGQVSTVFKFVGPNDRIVVEAFDDPKVEGVTCYLSRAKTGGVKGGLGLAEDRAEASIACRQVGPIKFKGELKDGDEVFKERTSLVFKTMQVVRFLDKKRNTLVYLVYSDRLIEGSPQNAVTAIPILPWVPVQQ; via the coding sequence ATGCGTGTAGCGAAAGGATTGTTGGGCCTGCTGATGGCGATGCCATTGCTGGTCTCGGCCGAGGAGATCGGTCAGGTCTCGACGGTGTTCAAGTTCGTCGGGCCGAATGACCGGATCGTGGTCGAGGCCTTCGACGATCCGAAAGTCGAAGGCGTGACCTGCTACCTGTCACGCGCCAAGACTGGTGGAGTGAAGGGTGGTCTCGGTCTGGCCGAGGATCGTGCTGAGGCGTCGATCGCTTGTCGCCAGGTCGGGCCGATCAAGTTCAAGGGTGAGCTGAAGGATGGCGATGAGGTGTTCAAGGAGCGCACTTCGCTGGTGTTCAAGACCATGCAGGTGGTGCGTTTCCTCGACAAGAAGCGCAACACGCTGGTGTACCTGGTCTACAGCGATCGCTTGATCGAGGGCAGTCCGCAGAATGCGGTCACGGCCATCCCGATCCTGCCGTGGGTGCCGGTCCAGCAATAA